ccatgatttgacaatgtggtgctgcagtaaccatttgctaatgatggattaattagtcttaatagattcatctcacgaattagtctaaaaattctgcaattagttttataattagctcatgtttaattctctaattagcatccgatgtaacacgtactaaagtttagcactccaaacaccccctagcaCCAGGGGTCACTCCAAACACTCCGATGTAATGCGAGGGGCGGTGTCAACGGCTGGCGCTGCCTCACGCGTTCGCGCTCCCTCGACGCCTTCTGAGCGCCGGCAGTGGAGCACAATGCCTCGTGGCCTGGGAACAAGTTTGTGTGCCACGCGAGCTGAGTGGCCTGGGCCTGGAAAACCTGAGCATTCAGAACCAGTGCCTCCTAACCAAGCTGCTGCATCGCCTCTTCCACCCAGGCGTCTCGGCGTAGGCACGATGGGTTCGCGGGCACATCAACTTGGTCACTCTGGAAGGAATACCCGGTTAGTTGGGAATTTACCATATTTTCTAAATCAACTATTATATGAGAAATGTAATGTAGAGTGAAAGCAAATAGAAATAGCAAGCTTTTATGTTTGAGTAGAATCGGAAAGGTCAGAAATGAAATCATTTTTCTGGAAACGAAGCTCCATCGGTCCAGAATTTCCATCACCATTGTCCGCTGGCGGACAGTGGCAACCCTCCACGGCAGGGCTGCACGGAGGGTGTTTTGTAGCCCTCCTGCACGGAATTTTTTTCCACGCAACCCACCACGACTTCGCTCCTGTCCGGCGGTGTTGCACCACTCTAGGCTCCACCGCCAACTGCTTCGTCCCTGGTGCGTTGCACCGCCCCCACATCGCTCCCACGGCATCTCTCCAAGCTGTGGTCGTCATGCTGCTCTCCTGCCAATTCGGCCACACTGCGCGATGCCACCTTCTCCCTGCTCCATGCCCGCCTCCCCGCGGCTCTCCGAGCTCCGGCCAGTCACGCCGCTCTCTTGTTGCTCTAGCTGGGCCACGCAACGCCCCCATCTTTTTGCTCCATCCCTGTCGTcgctgccgctcctcgcctCCATGGGTGCACCATCGCCCTTCCCCGCCAGCATGGGCTGCTGCTCCTCTTCCCCTGTACGAGCCATCGATGAGCATCATCACGGCAGGGCATTTTCGCCAAGAACAATGGGAGGTGAGGGTGAAGCTGGGGGGAGCCACTTTTTTCCGCTCCCCCTCCACCGAATGGCTCTAGTCAACGGGAATTGAGGAGCTTCTCCATCGAAGCCGTTCGTTGGCTCTAGCTAAAGAGACCCTTAGCGATTGTAATGTAAAAGTTACCCCCTCCATCTTGACCTGACAAGACATCTTAAAGATTTTAGGACATATTAGCATGAGTAGCAAAAGACGCTTGTACCCCTAAATTAATAGTAGTTGCAGATAATAAGGAACTTATTTTTAGTAATAATCCACGAATCAGCCATCCTTATTTTGTcaattatagaaaaaattatatgGCAATCATCCGAATGTGGCTAGAATGCTTCCATTTTGTTAAAAAAGTTTCTAGTCTTATTGTACTTTTCCCTTCACGCAGAAGGCTCCGGCGTGCACTGAAAAGGCCAAATAAATTCGACGGATCAGGTTCCCTACTAGTACTAATAATGTACTGATACATTGAATGAATTCGATCGAATAACACCAATTCGGCGGGAGTATTTTAGGAGCACCTAATATATCGTGGGGAGTACGCGGCGTGAACTCAAAACCATTTtgtgcagccagccagccacatGCATCCAAAAGATCCATGACAGTCTCACAACTCACCACTCTCACGACTCACGAGCGCTTGTTTTTTTCTCTCCGGGCATCTTGAAAATATTTTCAAGCAACCTCCTCACCATGACCTGACGTCCTGACCTCGCAGGCATCGTCTCCTGCAGCCCAAAGCCAACGCAAAGCTCCAACCAGCAGGATAGAGGAGCGTCGTATTCACTCATTTCGGTTTTCATTTTTGCCGCTCAAAACAAAGTGAGAAAAGAAAGGGAATTTACCAAGGACAGAGACGCTGACCGGCCGTCCAACGCGCTCCCGCGGTGAGAGATACAGcactcctctgcctcccctgcCATCACACTATATATAAAGCAGCCTCCTCGCTGATCTCCTCCGCCATCACACACCACCGCTCACCTCGCCTCAGCCTCACACATCACAGCCTCGGTCACTCGCAGACAAGAACCCAAGCCTCGCCCTCGGCATCGCTGAAATAATTCATGGCGTCGCACCACGGCCCCAAGCACGTGGCGCCGATGGAGGTGTCGGTGGAGGCCGGGAACGGTGGCGCCGCCGAGTGgctggacgacgacggccgcccgcgccgcacggGCACGGTCTGGACGGCCAGCGCCCACATCATCACCGCCGTCATCGGCTCCGGCGTGCTCTCCCTCGCATGGGCCATCGCGCAGCTCGGCTGggtcgccggccccgccgccatgCTCCTCTTCGCCTTCGTCACCTACTACACCGCCACGCTGCTCGCCGAGTGCTACCGCACCGGCGATCCCGACACGGGGAAGCGCAACTACACCTACATGGACGCCGTGCGCTCCAACCTCGGCGGCGCCAAGGTGGCCTTCTGCGGCATCATCCAGTACGCTaacctcgtcggcgtcgccatCGGCTACACCATCGCCTCCTCCATCAGCATGCAGGCCATCAGGAGGGCCGGCTGCTTCCACAAGAATGGGCACGGCGTCCCGTGCAAGAGCTCCAGCAACCCATACATGATCCTCTTCGGTATCACGCAGATCCTCTTCTCGCAGATACCGGACTTCGACCAGATTTGGTGGCtctccatcgtcgccgccgtcatgtCCTTTACCTACTCGTCCATCGGGCTCGCCCTCGGCATCGCGCAGACCGTCTGTATGTTCTTGACGATTCAATCGGATTGCTCACGATATTTGTGAAGTGATTGCTCGACTGTTAGTTCCTGACAAATGCTCAATTAATGCAATTGCAGCCAACGGTGGATTCAAGGGAAGCCTCACCGGCATCAGCATCGGCGCCGACGTCACCTCCACGCAGAAGATCTGGCACAGCCTGCAGGCCTTTGGCGACATCGCCTTCGCCTACTCCTTCTCCAACATCCTCATTG
This portion of the Setaria viridis chromosome 7, Setaria_viridis_v4.0, whole genome shotgun sequence genome encodes:
- the LOC117863983 gene encoding amino acid permease 3; translated protein: MASHHGPKHVAPMEVSVEAGNGGAAEWLDDDGRPRRTGTVWTASAHIITAVIGSGVLSLAWAIAQLGWVAGPAAMLLFAFVTYYTATLLAECYRTGDPDTGKRNYTYMDAVRSNLGGAKVAFCGIIQYANLVGVAIGYTIASSISMQAIRRAGCFHKNGHGVPCKSSSNPYMILFGITQILFSQIPDFDQIWWLSIVAAVMSFTYSSIGLALGIAQTVSNGGFKGSLTGISIGADVTSTQKIWHSLQAFGDIAFAYSFSNILIEIQDTIKAPPPSESKVMQKATRLSVATTTIFYMLCGCMGYAAFGDNAPDNLLTGFGFYEPFWLLDVANVAIVVHLVGAYQVFCQPIFAFVERRAAAAWPDSAFISKELRVGPFALSLFRLTWRSAFVCVTTVVAMLLPFFGNVVGFLGAVSFWPLTVYFPVEMYIKQRRVPRMSTKWICLQTLSITCLLVSIAAAAGSIADVIVALKVYRPFSS